In one Sporomusa sphaeroides DSM 2875 genomic region, the following are encoded:
- the metX gene encoding homoserine O-acetyltransferase MetX, whose translation MVVTFFPGFRWRPQLKLAQVTTPEQPLDLVQGGCLEQVTVAYETYGQLSEGRDNVILVAHALTGDSHPAAHDQYDEQGWWEPLIGPGRPLDTTRFFVICANVLGGCQGTTGPSSLEPATGKPYGMRFPEITVKDMVRVQKRLLDILGIEHLSLVVGGSMGGMQAVQWAVDYPGFVDAAIVIAAPGYSSPQAIAYNRVGRQAVTLDPAWQNGDYYGSPGPKQGLAAARALGMITYQSELSMSYKFGRRTRAGQFEIENYLDYQGEGMVKRFDANSYLYLLRALDLFDIGTGYSSYEAALARIDARILVVGVSSDILYPPHQQEELAKALRQAGVCTDFAIIDSPHGHDGFLIDFHLLRPILTNFINKVLPVSAVVPIRQWIKFRASSLAYLGARLVPDVSV comes from the coding sequence ATGGTTGTTACCTTTTTTCCGGGGTTTAGATGGCGGCCGCAACTTAAGCTGGCTCAAGTTACGACACCTGAGCAGCCGCTGGATTTAGTTCAGGGCGGTTGTTTAGAGCAGGTTACGGTAGCTTATGAAACCTACGGCCAGCTGTCAGAAGGACGCGACAATGTAATTTTGGTGGCGCATGCATTAACCGGTGACAGCCATCCTGCGGCGCATGACCAATATGATGAGCAGGGCTGGTGGGAACCCTTAATTGGCCCAGGCCGGCCGCTTGATACCACCCGGTTTTTTGTTATTTGTGCCAATGTGCTTGGCGGCTGCCAAGGGACTACCGGCCCGTCTTCGCTTGAGCCTGCCACCGGCAAGCCTTATGGCATGAGATTTCCGGAAATTACCGTCAAAGATATGGTCCGGGTCCAGAAACGGCTGCTGGATATATTAGGGATTGAGCACTTATCCCTGGTGGTGGGAGGCTCAATGGGCGGGATGCAGGCAGTGCAATGGGCGGTTGATTATCCTGGCTTTGTGGATGCAGCGATTGTCATTGCCGCACCCGGCTATTCCTCTCCACAGGCTATTGCTTACAACCGTGTAGGCCGCCAAGCCGTCACGCTTGACCCCGCGTGGCAAAATGGCGACTATTACGGCAGTCCGGGACCCAAGCAGGGTTTGGCTGCTGCCCGGGCCTTAGGGATGATTACCTATCAGAGCGAGTTGTCTATGTCATATAAGTTTGGCCGGCGGACGCGGGCCGGACAATTTGAAATTGAAAATTATCTTGATTATCAGGGCGAAGGCATGGTAAAAAGGTTTGATGCCAACTCGTATTTGTATTTGCTGCGAGCATTGGACCTCTTTGATATTGGTACCGGCTATTCTTCTTATGAAGCGGCTTTGGCAAGAATAGATGCCAGAATACTGGTAGTGGGAGTAAGTTCTGATATTTTATATCCGCCGCACCAGCAGGAAGAATTAGCGAAAGCCCTGCGGCAAGCAGGTGTATGCACCGACTTTGCCATCATTGACAGCCCGCATGGGCATGATGGATTTCTCATTGATTTTCATTTGCTCAGGCCCATACTGACCAATTTTATTAATAAAGTTCTGCCGGTTTCTGCCGTGGTACCTATTAGGCAGTGGATTAAGTTCAGAGCATCCAGCCTGGCTTATTTGGGGGCCAGGCTGGTGCCGGACGTTTCCGTGTAA